In Phosphitispora fastidiosa, a single genomic region encodes these proteins:
- a CDS encoding endonuclease MutS2, giving the protein MEQRNLNRLEYHKIIARLQNCATFAVSKEMAGSLTPGTDRDAILEKLRETTEAREILRLEPDLPMGGLRDIRNLLRKAAIGGVLEPSELMQTGDMLYALRRLKNFFRDKGEAYPVVSALAAELCSLRDLEDRIRESIDPGGEVADKASPELRRLRSRIRDLQVQVKEKMDSIMRSAEYQKFFQDPIVTKRGDRYVVPVKQEYRSRFPGVIHDQSASGATLFIEPMAVVEKNNELRRAAAEEKQEIIRILTKLSAQVNVYTDEISSSVVISGQIDFIIAKGKLSQEMDAGTVRINDDNYINIIGARHPLLQVKAVPITVQLGRDFRILVITGPNTGGKTVALKTVGLLALMVQSGLHIPVEPGSETGIFSTVFADIGDEQSIEQSLSTFSSHMTNIIGILNHVRPDTLVLFDELGAGTDPTEGAALAMAILDYLDAKRVRVIATTHYSELKAFAFNRPGIENASVEFDIKTLQPTYRLNIGQPGSSSAFEIARRLGLQEDIISAARESLSGEDIQVNELIRGLEENRKTSADDRRETERLKKEVQRLKEEYERKLADVSRKRAEIMAKVRLEADEDLRKARMEADGLLQEIKDAAAAAARGAGPHELARAQHARTRLKRLRAAEDVEHHEASGEAPEMVKKGQEVFLPRYNQQGTVITEPDANGTVGVQVGIMKLALPLAELRPVADKSKGANAGKILVEIGGPKVMAGKARDISPEIDLRGMTVDEAVEAVEKYLDDAYLAGLPKAQIIHGKGTGALRKAITDLLAKHRFVKEYRLGQYGEGGAGVTVVELK; this is encoded by the coding sequence ATGGAACAGCGGAATCTGAACAGGCTGGAGTATCACAAAATTATCGCAAGACTACAGAACTGCGCCACTTTTGCCGTCAGCAAAGAGATGGCCGGGAGCCTGACACCCGGGACCGACCGGGACGCGATTTTGGAAAAGCTTCGGGAAACTACGGAAGCCAGGGAAATTTTACGGCTGGAACCGGACCTGCCTATGGGAGGGCTGCGGGATATCAGGAATCTGCTGCGCAAGGCGGCCATTGGCGGAGTGCTGGAACCCTCGGAGCTGATGCAGACGGGGGACATGCTTTACGCATTAAGGCGGCTGAAAAATTTTTTCCGGGACAAGGGAGAGGCTTATCCTGTAGTCTCCGCGCTTGCGGCTGAGCTTTGTTCGCTGAGAGACCTGGAGGATCGCATCAGGGAGAGCATTGACCCCGGCGGGGAGGTGGCCGACAAGGCCTCTCCGGAACTGCGCCGGCTGCGGAGCAGGATACGTGATTTACAGGTCCAGGTTAAGGAAAAGATGGATTCCATTATGCGGTCAGCGGAATACCAGAAATTCTTCCAGGATCCGATTGTGACCAAACGGGGCGACAGGTATGTTGTTCCGGTGAAACAGGAATACCGGAGCCGGTTCCCGGGAGTTATCCATGACCAGTCAGCCAGCGGCGCCACCCTGTTTATTGAGCCGATGGCGGTAGTGGAAAAAAATAATGAGCTGCGCCGGGCGGCTGCTGAAGAGAAACAGGAAATAATCAGAATCCTGACAAAACTGAGCGCCCAGGTTAATGTATATACGGATGAGATAAGCTCCAGTGTGGTCATTAGCGGCCAGATAGACTTTATTATTGCCAAAGGCAAGCTGAGTCAGGAAATGGATGCCGGCACAGTCAGGATCAATGATGACAATTATATTAATATTATTGGGGCCAGGCATCCTTTGCTGCAGGTGAAGGCGGTACCCATTACAGTACAGCTGGGCAGGGATTTCCGTATTCTGGTGATTACCGGGCCAAATACCGGCGGGAAGACGGTGGCCCTGAAGACAGTAGGCCTGCTGGCTCTGATGGTACAGTCGGGCTTACATATACCGGTGGAACCGGGGTCGGAGACAGGAATTTTTTCGACTGTTTTCGCCGATATTGGTGATGAGCAGTCAATTGAGCAGTCACTGAGTACCTTTTCCTCTCATATGACCAATATTATCGGTATCCTGAACCATGTCAGACCGGATACACTGGTGCTTTTTGATGAGCTGGGGGCCGGCACCGACCCTACTGAGGGAGCTGCCCTGGCAATGGCGATCCTGGATTACCTGGATGCCAAAAGGGTCAGGGTGATTGCGACAACCCACTACAGTGAGCTGAAGGCTTTTGCCTTTAACAGGCCGGGCATAGAAAATGCCTCGGTAGAGTTTGACATCAAAACACTACAGCCCACTTACAGGCTTAATATCGGGCAGCCTGGGAGCAGCAGCGCCTTTGAAATAGCCCGCCGCCTGGGGCTGCAAGAGGATATTATCAGCGCCGCCCGGGAATCACTTTCAGGGGAAGATATTCAGGTGAATGAGCTTATCCGGGGACTTGAAGAAAACCGGAAAACCAGTGCAGATGACAGGCGGGAGACGGAGCGGCTGAAAAAGGAAGTGCAGCGGCTGAAGGAAGAATATGAACGGAAGCTGGCTGATGTGTCCCGGAAGCGTGCCGAAATCATGGCCAAGGTCAGGCTGGAAGCTGATGAGGACCTGCGTAAGGCCAGAATGGAAGCTGACGGACTGCTCCAGGAAATCAAGGATGCAGCCGCCGCTGCTGCCAGGGGCGCCGGGCCGCATGAACTTGCCAGAGCCCAGCATGCCAGGACCAGGCTGAAACGGCTGCGGGCTGCCGAGGATGTGGAGCATCATGAGGCTTCCGGGGAAGCGCCTGAAATGGTTAAAAAAGGGCAGGAAGTTTTTCTGCCCAGATATAACCAGCAGGGGACAGTGATTACTGAACCGGATGCTAACGGGACTGTCGGGGTGCAGGTGGGGATAATGAAGCTGGCCCTGCCTCTGGCGGAGTTAAGGCCGGTGGCAGACAAAAGCAAAGGCGCCAATGCCGGGAAAATCTTAGTTGAAATAGGGGGGCCCAAAGTAATGGCAGGCAAGGCCAGGGATATCTCGCCTGAGATTGACCTGAGAGGGATGACTGTTGACGAGGCCGTGGAGGCAGTCGAAAAATACCTGGATGACGCTTACCTGGCAGGTCTTCCTAAGGCCCAGATTATTCACGGTAAAGGAACCGGCGCCCTCAGAAAGGCTATCACCGATTTGCTGGCAAAACACCGTTTTGTCAAGGAATACCGTCTGGGCCAGTACGGTGAAGGCGGCGCCGGGGTTACCGTAGTAGAATTGAAATAG
- a CDS encoding Nif3-like dinuclear metal center hexameric protein — MKLKELYEMAVNKGLENDPRGREETDRVLERARKKFEDLKEDEKQEFDREKLNNPYSDTRILCGDPEKEIKTILAGIDIEVGEILIADRLREKGRQIDLVLAHHPEGKALVGLYEVMHMQSEILETFGVPINVAQGIMAPRISEVRRGLLPLNHNKAVDAAGMFELPLMCVHTPADNMVTGFLQQTIEDKNPETVGDLIAILKKVPEYAEAVKIGAGPVAVVGDKERKCGRVFVDMTGGTGGSEDAFAKLSQAGVGTIVGMHIGEKHRKEAEKNHINVIIAGHMASDSLGMNLIIDEFAKNGIEIITCSGLTRFARI, encoded by the coding sequence ATGAAACTGAAAGAGCTGTACGAGATGGCGGTAAACAAGGGTCTGGAAAACGATCCCAGAGGCAGGGAGGAGACAGACCGCGTCCTGGAACGAGCCAGGAAGAAATTTGAGGATTTAAAAGAGGATGAAAAACAGGAGTTTGACCGCGAAAAACTGAATAATCCATATAGTGATACCCGTATTCTTTGTGGAGACCCGGAAAAGGAAATAAAGACCATCCTGGCCGGCATAGACATAGAGGTCGGAGAGATCCTGATTGCTGACCGGCTGCGGGAAAAAGGCAGGCAGATTGACCTGGTGCTGGCCCACCACCCTGAAGGGAAGGCTCTTGTGGGGTTATACGAGGTTATGCATATGCAGTCAGAAATTTTGGAGACTTTCGGTGTTCCCATAAATGTCGCCCAGGGAATCATGGCTCCCAGGATCAGCGAGGTCAGAAGAGGACTGCTGCCCCTGAATCACAACAAGGCTGTGGATGCGGCCGGGATGTTTGAGCTGCCTCTGATGTGTGTACACACCCCGGCTGACAATATGGTGACAGGCTTCCTGCAGCAGACAATTGAGGACAAAAACCCGGAGACTGTCGGTGACCTTATTGCCATCTTAAAAAAGGTTCCCGAATATGCCGAGGCAGTCAAAATAGGGGCCGGTCCGGTTGCTGTCGTCGGGGACAAGGAGCGCAAGTGCGGTCGGGTGTTTGTTGATATGACCGGCGGTACCGGCGGCTCAGAGGATGCCTTTGCCAAGCTGTCACAGGCAGGAGTGGGCACGATTGTAGGCATGCATATCGGGGAAAAGCACCGTAAAGAAGCTGAAAAGAACCATATAAATGTTATTATTGCAGGACATATGGCCAGTGATTCCCTTGGCATGAACCTTATTATTGACGAATTTGCCAAAAATGGCATTGAGATAATCACATGTTCCGGTCTGACCAGGTTTGCCCGGATATAG
- a CDS encoding Fic family protein, with protein sequence MNRGRPNLKKLLEKVNSEISVFHKETGGFPSSLEANEIWKDIWLEETHHSTALEGNTLNSREIYKLVEQEIVSGNKEIRHYLEVQGYSNAARWVYEQAVESFKQQDRIVTVQHISHIHNLLMGPVWTSYPPATGDKPGQFRTGAAPRIKGSSLKLPPSGDVPDLINELVVRINSDSVNFYVCEWAAVIHAEFEKIHPFNDGNGRTGRLLMNYILIVNGYPPAIILKSQRPKYLRALERAQGKNFDYTMLAELVGRAVRDNLNKLMLPKLSGEEDLVPLSTLAESIPYQSSYLRRLAQEGKLKAVKEGNLWLSSRRWLQDYIDSRSSRGRRIDKAK encoded by the coding sequence ATGAATAGAGGCAGACCTAACTTAAAAAAACTACTGGAGAAGGTTAACAGCGAAATAAGCGTATTTCATAAAGAAACGGGTGGGTTCCCATCAAGTCTGGAAGCAAACGAAATCTGGAAAGATATTTGGCTAGAAGAAACACATCATTCTACAGCTCTTGAGGGCAATACATTAAATTCCCGGGAAATATATAAGCTGGTTGAGCAAGAAATTGTGAGTGGCAACAAAGAAATTCGACATTACCTAGAAGTTCAAGGTTATTCTAATGCAGCGCGATGGGTTTATGAGCAAGCCGTGGAATCCTTTAAACAGCAAGATAGAATAGTAACCGTTCAGCATATAAGCCATATTCATAATTTACTTATGGGACCGGTCTGGACATCTTACCCGCCGGCCACAGGAGACAAGCCTGGCCAATTTCGTACAGGAGCTGCGCCAAGAATTAAGGGAAGCTCTCTTAAACTTCCTCCTTCCGGAGATGTACCTGACTTAATCAATGAATTGGTTGTTCGAATTAATTCCGATTCTGTTAACTTCTATGTTTGCGAGTGGGCAGCTGTAATACATGCCGAATTTGAAAAGATTCATCCGTTCAATGATGGAAACGGCAGAACCGGACGCCTGTTAATGAACTATATCTTGATAGTCAATGGATATCCCCCGGCAATTATTTTAAAAAGCCAACGCCCCAAATATCTTCGGGCGCTTGAACGGGCGCAGGGCAAAAATTTCGATTACACAATGCTTGCCGAGCTTGTTGGAAGGGCTGTAAGGGATAATTTAAATAAACTTATGCTGCCGAAACTCTCAGGTGAAGAAGACTTGGTTCCGCTAAGTACGTTAGCTGAAAGTATCCCATACCAATCAAGCTACCTGCGCCGTTTGGCCCAGGAAGGGAAACTGAAGGCCGTTAAAGAGGGAAACCTTTGGTTATCTTCAAGAAGATGGCTGCAGGACTACATCGATTCCCGCAGTTCCCGAGGAAGAAGAATAGATAAGGCCAAATAA
- the polX gene encoding DNA polymerase/3'-5' exonuclease PolX, whose translation MRRIENIEVAWIMSEIADLLELQGESIFKIRAYQKAAKAIATLAADLSEMSLQGKLETVPGIGKAISGKIGELFKTGKIEYYENLKAEVPPGLLEVVTVPGIGARMAQQLYRKLGVSSLDELEAAARGKKIRGLPGMGNKTEMNILRGIEMLRSGIGQVTLGIADAMAEALTGFLKSLPGVAEAGAAGSVRRMKDAIGDIDLVVGSYEAERVIDIFVKHPQVKKVLAKGDTKARVVTLAGIGIDLLVVEPEQYWTAMHHFTGSKEHNVRLREIAHKKGLKINEYGIFGRDDDIQLPAAGEADIYAHLGMAYIPPELREDLGEVEAALNGTLPDLVETGDIKGDLHLHSDWSDGVNSIEEIVGRAAEMGYEYIAITDHSRSLGIARGLSVERLGEQERYLRALNEKTAGIEILSGIEADILSNGDLDYPDEILAARDIVVASVHSGFRQDREKITGRVISAMKNSHVDIVAHPTGRLIGRREPYAIDMEEVFAAAVKYGTALEINASPDRLDLSDRYVRRAAELGIRISINTDAHDINRMDEMKYGVATARRGWLEKKDVLNTMGKEELLDYLSRDSSG comes from the coding sequence ATGAGGCGTATTGAGAACATAGAGGTTGCCTGGATAATGAGTGAAATAGCCGACCTCCTGGAACTTCAGGGGGAAAGCATTTTTAAAATAAGGGCTTACCAAAAGGCGGCTAAGGCCATTGCCACACTGGCCGCTGACCTGTCGGAGATGTCCTTACAGGGAAAGCTGGAAACTGTTCCCGGCATTGGGAAGGCCATTTCAGGGAAAATCGGGGAATTATTTAAAACCGGAAAAATAGAGTACTATGAAAATTTAAAAGCAGAAGTGCCGCCAGGGCTCCTGGAGGTGGTTACCGTTCCCGGCATCGGAGCCAGAATGGCCCAGCAGCTATACCGAAAGCTGGGTGTATCATCACTGGATGAGCTGGAGGCAGCAGCCCGGGGGAAGAAAATCAGGGGGCTTCCGGGCATGGGGAATAAGACTGAGATGAACATTCTCAGGGGCATTGAGATGTTGAGGAGCGGTATCGGGCAGGTTACGCTGGGAATTGCCGATGCCATGGCAGAGGCGCTGACCGGTTTCCTGAAGTCACTTCCCGGTGTCGCCGAGGCCGGGGCCGCCGGCAGCGTTCGCCGCATGAAGGATGCCATTGGGGATATTGATCTGGTTGTGGGCTCATATGAAGCGGAAAGAGTGATCGACATATTTGTCAAACACCCCCAGGTTAAAAAAGTGCTGGCAAAAGGGGATACCAAGGCCCGGGTGGTGACCCTGGCCGGAATCGGCATTGACCTTTTGGTTGTTGAGCCGGAACAGTATTGGACGGCCATGCACCATTTTACCGGTTCTAAGGAGCATAATGTCCGGCTCCGGGAGATTGCCCACAAAAAAGGCCTGAAAATAAATGAGTACGGCATCTTCGGCAGAGATGACGATATCCAACTGCCTGCTGCCGGTGAGGCTGATATTTATGCCCATCTGGGTATGGCCTACATCCCTCCCGAACTCAGGGAGGACCTGGGTGAGGTCGAGGCGGCCCTTAATGGGACGCTGCCTGATCTGGTGGAAACAGGGGATATCAAAGGGGATCTGCACCTTCACTCTGACTGGAGTGATGGGGTCAATTCAATAGAAGAGATAGTCGGCCGGGCAGCCGAAATGGGTTATGAATATATTGCCATTACCGACCATTCCCGGTCTCTGGGGATAGCCAGGGGGCTGTCTGTTGAGCGCCTGGGGGAACAGGAAAGGTATCTCAGGGCCCTCAATGAAAAGACAGCAGGAATCGAAATACTGAGTGGAATAGAGGCTGACATCCTGTCCAATGGAGACCTGGATTATCCTGATGAAATTCTCGCCGCCAGAGATATTGTGGTGGCCTCGGTGCACTCAGGCTTCAGGCAGGACAGGGAGAAGATTACCGGAAGGGTCATTTCAGCCATGAAAAACAGCCATGTTGACATTGTGGCCCATCCGACGGGACGCCTGATTGGCAGAAGGGAGCCTTACGCCATCGATATGGAGGAGGTCTTTGCAGCTGCTGTAAAGTATGGAACTGCTTTGGAGATTAACGCATCCCCCGACAGGCTGGATCTCAGTGACAGGTATGTCCGCAGGGCTGCAGAGCTGGGAATCAGAATAAGTATCAACACAGATGCCCATGATATTAACCGGATGGATGAAATGAAGTACGGTGTGGCCACCGCCCGCCGCGGCTGGCTGGAAAAGAAGGATGTCCTGAATACCATGGGTAAAGAAGAGCTGCTGGATTACCTAAGTAGAGACAGTTCGGGATAA
- a CDS encoding ferredoxin domain-containing protein, producing the protein MIIRGEQAEEKALLQVAELMCAAARTAPKGRGLDTLETFIATGDDLRRLADEMRKWGEAKGAGFCIRDAGNLENTKAAVIFGTPVKPLGLPGCGYCGFADCEAMQQAGGICAFNAGDLGIAIGSAAEVAAAHHVDNRVMFSIGRAAINLKLFRTDVRIAYGIPLSITGKNPFFDRKPHNPAPK; encoded by the coding sequence ATGATTATCAGGGGAGAACAGGCTGAAGAAAAGGCGCTGCTGCAGGTCGCTGAGCTGATGTGTGCCGCGGCAAGAACAGCTCCCAAGGGTCGGGGACTGGATACTTTGGAAACATTTATTGCTACCGGTGACGATCTGCGCCGATTGGCAGATGAGATGAGGAAGTGGGGGGAGGCAAAAGGGGCCGGGTTCTGCATCAGGGATGCAGGTAACCTGGAAAATACCAAGGCTGCCGTGATTTTTGGGACCCCAGTCAAGCCTCTTGGTCTTCCGGGCTGCGGTTACTGTGGGTTTGCCGACTGTGAAGCAATGCAGCAGGCAGGGGGCATCTGTGCCTTTAATGCCGGGGACCTTGGCATTGCCATAGGTTCGGCCGCTGAAGTGGCTGCAGCCCACCATGTGGATAACAGAGTCATGTTTTCCATCGGGAGGGCTGCAATAAATTTGAAGCTATTCCGTACAGATGTCAGGATTGCATATGGGATACCCTTATCAATTACCGGGAAAAATCCCTTCTTTGACCGTAAGCCTCACAATCCTGCACCCAAGTAA
- a CDS encoding DUF3656 domain-containing U32 family peptidase → MKIPELLAPVGGKEAFRAAVQNGADAVYLGGQLFSARQFADNFDRAEMNTAIEYAHIRGVKVYVTVNTLVADSEFGKLVDYLKFLHEAGADAIIVQDPGIAMVVRELLPGLALHASTQMTINNSSGAVSLKSLGFARVVLAREVSLREITQIKQKTGMELEVFVHGALCVSYSGQCLMSSMIGGRSGNRGRCAQPCRMEYTFVDEKKGVLADPAKTGSHLLSPRDLNMIKYIPELAQAGVDSLKIEGRMKRPEYVAAVTRVYREALDRYRSSPEDYSVPEKDLKDLTQIFNRGFTTGYFFGKQGRDMMSYKRPNNRGLRLGRVTRTDWAAKMAELALEDSLHQGDGIEFWVTDGGRAGVVVNRILAAGEQVTGAGPGEKVWVPYTGKVKPGDRVFKTHDAELISQAEQSYKSTKEIKKIPLDFTVRAAVGRPLEITAGDAMGNVFTAQGSSPGQEALNKPLTPDYLQKQMDRLGNTPFEIGNLHTEIQGNVMVPASEINETRRIAVEGLAELRARKMKPEVAVSPDFAEKARRIKERSDNQDALREQRAVGEPELIVHTARYEILKIAVENGVDSIYFRGSDIRKKNAALRELEAALSLCTQNNIRLVIASPRIVREEELEYIRTLTGFAISHDLPFLAANLGTLFEAKKEGIKEIYADYGLNIFNSQTLSFLKETYGITRAAVSPELTLNQISRLAGPQLEAIVEGHLPLMVTEYCPTGSILGGLTGDAACGNVCRSGGAAGGAAGGVRGLKDRLGLVFPVSHDEFCRTYIYNAKELSMIEDIQPLYEAGITGFRLEMSNEAPDRAAVLIKNWRRELDRFIANPGAYQVSAGIKDKFAGMSPAGLTKGHYYRGVE, encoded by the coding sequence ATGAAAATACCCGAATTACTGGCCCCGGTCGGCGGCAAAGAAGCCTTCAGGGCCGCTGTGCAAAACGGCGCGGATGCGGTCTATCTTGGCGGGCAGTTGTTCAGCGCCAGACAGTTTGCAGATAATTTTGACCGGGCTGAAATGAATACCGCAATAGAATATGCACATATCAGGGGTGTTAAGGTTTATGTCACCGTTAACACCCTGGTTGCCGACTCCGAGTTTGGGAAATTGGTGGATTACCTGAAATTCCTGCATGAGGCCGGAGCTGATGCGATTATCGTCCAGGACCCCGGGATTGCCATGGTGGTTCGGGAACTCCTGCCGGGCCTGGCGCTTCATGCCAGCACCCAGATGACCATCAACAACAGTTCCGGAGCTGTCAGCCTGAAAAGCCTTGGCTTTGCCAGGGTGGTCCTGGCCAGGGAGGTGTCTCTCAGGGAAATCACCCAGATCAAGCAGAAAACCGGGATGGAGCTGGAGGTTTTTGTTCATGGGGCGCTTTGTGTCTCCTATTCGGGCCAGTGCCTGATGAGCAGTATGATTGGCGGCAGGAGCGGAAACAGAGGCCGGTGTGCCCAACCGTGCCGCATGGAATACACCTTTGTTGATGAAAAAAAAGGTGTCCTGGCTGACCCGGCAAAAACCGGAAGTCACCTGCTCAGCCCCAGGGACCTGAACATGATTAAATATATCCCGGAACTGGCCCAGGCCGGTGTAGATTCCCTTAAAATTGAAGGCCGCATGAAACGCCCGGAATATGTGGCTGCAGTGACCAGGGTTTACCGGGAGGCTCTGGACAGGTATCGGTCTTCACCTGAAGATTACAGTGTGCCGGAAAAAGACCTCAAAGACCTGACCCAGATTTTTAACCGTGGGTTTACGACCGGATACTTTTTCGGCAAACAGGGCCGTGATATGATGAGCTATAAGAGGCCCAACAACCGCGGGCTCCGCCTGGGCCGGGTAACCAGGACCGACTGGGCGGCCAAAATGGCTGAGCTTGCTCTGGAGGACAGCCTGCACCAGGGTGACGGCATTGAGTTTTGGGTCACTGACGGGGGGCGCGCCGGGGTTGTGGTCAACAGGATTTTGGCGGCCGGCGAACAGGTTACCGGGGCCGGACCGGGGGAAAAGGTCTGGGTTCCATATACAGGCAAAGTGAAACCGGGTGACCGGGTTTTTAAGACACATGATGCGGAACTCATTTCACAGGCGGAACAGAGCTACAAATCGACTAAGGAGATCAAAAAAATACCTCTGGACTTCACTGTCAGGGCAGCGGTTGGCAGGCCGCTGGAAATAACGGCCGGTGATGCCATGGGAAATGTTTTTACTGCACAGGGGAGTTCTCCGGGGCAGGAAGCCCTGAATAAGCCCTTGACTCCCGATTACCTGCAAAAACAGATGGACAGGCTGGGCAATACTCCTTTTGAGATAGGTAATCTGCACACCGAAATTCAGGGGAATGTGATGGTACCGGCCAGTGAAATAAACGAAACCCGCCGGATTGCGGTAGAGGGTCTGGCGGAGCTGAGGGCCCGGAAGATGAAACCAGAGGTTGCTGTGTCCCCCGATTTTGCTGAAAAGGCTCGCCGGATCAAGGAACGCAGTGATAATCAGGACGCTCTCCGGGAACAGCGGGCAGTCGGTGAACCAGAGCTGATCGTTCATACCGCCAGGTATGAAATTCTGAAAATTGCAGTGGAAAACGGGGTGGACAGTATCTATTTCCGGGGGTCTGATATCAGAAAGAAAAACGCCGCCCTCAGGGAACTGGAAGCAGCGCTTTCACTGTGTACCCAAAACAATATCAGGCTGGTGATAGCTTCACCCCGGATTGTCAGGGAGGAAGAACTTGAATATATCCGGACCCTGACAGGGTTTGCGATTTCCCATGACCTGCCCTTTCTGGCTGCCAACCTGGGGACTCTGTTCGAGGCTAAAAAAGAGGGCATCAAGGAGATATATGCTGATTACGGCTTAAACATATTTAATTCCCAGACCCTGAGCTTTCTTAAAGAAACTTATGGCATTACCAGGGCTGCGGTTTCGCCGGAACTGACCCTGAACCAGATTTCCCGGTTGGCAGGACCGCAGCTGGAAGCAATCGTGGAAGGACATCTGCCGTTAATGGTTACCGAGTACTGCCCCACCGGGAGCATTTTAGGCGGCCTGACGGGGGATGCGGCATGTGGAAACGTCTGCCGTTCGGGCGGCGCTGCCGGGGGCGCTGCCGGGGGCGTAAGAGGCCTTAAAGACCGGCTGGGACTGGTCTTCCCGGTGAGCCATGATGAATTCTGCCGGACTTATATCTATAATGCCAAGGAACTAAGTATGATTGAAGATATTCAGCCATTATATGAGGCAGGAATTACCGGGTTCAGGCTTGAAATGTCTAATGAGGCCCCGGATAGGGCGGCTGTGCTCATAAAAAACTGGCGTCGGGAGTTGGACAGGTTTATTGCCAATCCTGGGGCATATCAGGTCAGCGCCGGGATCAAAGATAAATTTGCCGGCATGAGCCCAGCGGGACTGACCAAGGGTCACTATTACAGGGGTGTGGAATAA